The segment ATCATTAGCTGTGTAATCCTGTTCTCTATAAATTCTTTGTACTAATGAAGGACTAATTCTTTGTACTAATGAAGGACTAATTCTTTGTATTAATGAAGGACTAATTCTTTGTACTAATGAAGGACTAACTCTTTGTTTCAGACCGCGGAACATCAGAATGCCTTGAGTAGAAACGGTGCCATTGCTGCGTTAGCCCCCCTGCTGTGTTCATCTAGCTACAAGGTAAACTTTGATGTAAATGTACACATGGATACAGTTAAACTATTTGTAATTCAGCAATTAGCACCTATGTAGACTCTGGACGCTCCAGGTAAATAATATCTATTTTGATTAGGTCCCACCTACTTTTCCAGTAACCAAATGATCATGAAATGAGTCTTTAAGATGATGGTATAAGTGTACCTATAATGTGAAGTCCTGTGTAATTATAGAATGTTTACATATCCACTAGCATAAAATTTATGTgcatcttttaatttttttaaaaggacaGTATTTCACTGGCTGTATTGCTCATTTTCATGTTGAATTTGTTGTagtttaacctttgaccttgaattattttgttgaatttgaGGTAATTTGTTGTCTTACAGGTTCAGATGCCAACACTGAAGTGCTTTGCTGTTTTATGTTATGAAAACGAGACAGTGTCCAAGGCTACAGCTACAGGTATAGGGTTTAATGAAGACAGACTTTCATTTAGTTTAAATTTGTTGACTTCCTACTAGAGTTAGTACAGATAATTTTCTGATTTACTATTTATAGTACAGTATGAATCTCAGTGTCTCTTCTGTGTTTAGGCAATATAACTTGTAAAGTGTATTTTGACTTCTGTATTCAATAGAACAcatattttttcttctgtatTCAATAGAACAcatattttttcttctgtatTCAATAGAACATGTATTTTGACTTCTATATTTATTAGAACACGTATTTTTTCTTCTGTATTTATTAGAACAcatattttttcttctgtatTCAATAGAACACATATTTTTTCCTTTAGCAACATACAATGGAGAGTCCATCCCCAATCTTCTACTTCGCCTCCTGTCCAGAGACAAACCGTCAGAAATGCAAATGGCAGCAGCAAAGTGTTTAACATACCTGTGTAGAGGTGGTGCCATCCCTACCCATTGTCCTACGATTCAGAACAAGGTATACATTCAAGATAAAACAAAAGGAGGAGGGGAAAAGTTCATACATAACAGGTCTGGTTACATGCAGTTCATGGTATACCAGGGCTCTACTGAATGCAAATTTAAAGTTCAATTCACCTTAAAACACTTGTACACCTAAGTCTTTCCACAAGTCTTTTCCTACTTATTCACCCTGGGCTGTTTCCACCGAAATCATTATGCTCtataaacaaaattatattctaCCACTATGCTGTTACATTTTACTCCCTAGGTCATTACACTCTATTCCTTGGGTTGTTACATtctaatcccccccccccccccccccccccccccccgagttgTTACATTCTACTCTCAAGTGGAGCTCTCTTCATCAAGAGCCATGATTTTGCAGAAATAGAAATGGTCcttatttttacaaagtatggaaatgaaatttaagaatatttcaaaCTATCTtggattgcatttatttacaataCCGAGACACTTTAATGAGctgatattgaaatattgaagCCATGAGTCTAGACTTGATAAAACACTTTTGTAGACGCTATCTACACTGATTCGAATGTGTAAGAAGGATCGCACACTGGAGGAGAATGTGGAGGGAGCTGAGACCCTGGCCTATCTAACAGAGGCGGATGCCAATTTACAGAACTTGGCATCAATTTCAGATCACATCATCAAAACATTGGCAGATTATCTCCGCTATACCAGTGTACAGCAAATCAACACCAGGTCAACCAATAGAAAGGTACATTACATCAACACCAGGTCATCCAATAGAAAGGTCAGTACAACATCAGGTCAACCAATAGAAAGGTACAATACATCAACACCAGATCAACCAATAGAAAGGTACAGTACATCAACACCAGGGTCAAATCTACATCAACACTGGTCAAATCTacatcaataggggtcaaaTCTACATCAACACTGGTCAAATCTACATCATCACTGGTCAAATCTAAATCAACAGGGGTCAAATCTACATCAACACTGGTCAAATCTACATTAACACGGGTCAAATCTACATTAACACTGGTCAAATCTACATCAACACGGGTTAAATCTACATCAACATGGGTCAAATCTACATTAACACTGGTCAAATCTACATTAACACGGGTCAAATCTACATTAACACGGGTCAAATCTACATCAATACGGGTCAAATCTACATCAACACGAGGTCAAATTTACATTGACATGAGGTCAAATCTACATCAGCACGGGTCAAATCTACATCAACACTGGTCAAATCTACATTAACACTGGTCAAATCTACATTAACACGGGTCAAATCTACATTAATACGGGTCAAATCTACATCAATACGGGTCAAATCTACATCAACACGAGGTCAAATCTACATTGACATGAGGTCAAATCTACATCAGCATGGGTCAAATCTACATCAACACGGGTCAAATCTACATCAACACGGGTCAAATCTACATTAACACGGGTCAAATCTACATCAATATGGGTCAAATCTACATTAACACGGGTCAAATCTACATTGACATGAGGTCAAATCTACATCAGCACGGGTCAAATCTACATCAACACGGGTCAAATCTACATTAACACGGGTCAAATCTACATTAACACGGATCACAGCAAGGTTACTGCAGCTGACAGAGATATTTATTCACTTCAACAAGATGTCCTTAAAAAGATGAGGCGGAGAATGTCATCAGTGTTAAAATAACAGGAGACACACACGTACCAACAAGCCATTATAAAaatgggacatccgttttataTTTTATGCCAAAGACACAACACCATTAGACTTAACTGACAACATTTGATTTCGGCTGATGAAGTGTTCCTCATGAATATATACAGTGTAGCATTATTTTAAACTTATATTGTTTTGAAAGTCAAAGTTCTGATGTGCTttgaaaaattttcatatttgtgACTACAGAGGAGAAAACAATATGTGGTATGATACATGCAGATCTGTTAATTATTTGTAGTCGTCAAATGTTCTGAATTAATTTGCTATCTgagttacagcaaacacacttcATACTGAACTAAAACCTTATTTAACAATTACACcgtacatttgattatctatcATGCAAATAAAATCCATATTGTTTTTGGGATTCAAGTTGACTGTAATAAAGTTGATGgttatacatgttatattatTTGGTTCTTCAGTTTGATTATTGTAATTTCATGAGAAACATTGGTATTTATTAATGGTGTATTTCTTCTCTCAGATTTACAGTAACTGTTGTGACTTGGCTAGTCAACTGTGTATTAACTTGAACTATGAGAATTATTGTATTCATTAGTAATCCTTTATTCCCACCCGATAGGTTATAAATTGGAGTAATGAACTGAAACAGGCAGCATTCCGGGCTTTTGCATCTTTAGGAGCCAATGATGAAGACATCAGAAAGAAGGTATCTTCTATTTTTTCTGAGAAAAGACGAAACTTCTGAAACCAGACACCTCTcatctatgtattttatttatgtCAGAGTAATTGTGATGGAAAAATTATATTGGAATATGAGAGCATGATGTAAAGAAATATTCACAATGTTGATTGCAGATAATTGAGACTGAGAACTTGATGGAGCATATTGTGGGTGGAATGACCTGTAATGATGTCAAAGTTCAGATGGGGGCCGTACGATGTCTGCACAGTTTGTCCCGATCCGTTCAACAGCTCCGGACTACCTTCCAGGATCACACCGTCTGGAAACCTCTGATGAATGTGAGTACTGTTAGGACTAGTAGGATGAATATGAGTACTGTAGGACTAGTAGGATGAGTGTGAGTACTGTAGGACTAGTAGGATGAGTGTGAGTACTGTTAGGACTAGTAGTATGAATATGAGTACTGTAAGACTAGTAGGATGAGTGTGAGTACTGTTAGGACTAGTAGGATGAATATGAGTACTATAGGACTAGTAGGATGAGTGTGAGTACTGTTAGGACTAGTAGGATGAGTGTGAGTACTGTTAGGACTAGTAGGATGAGTGTGAGTACTGTTAGGACTAGTAGTATGAATATGAGTACTGTAGGACTAGTAGGATGAGTGTGAGTACTGTTAGGACTAGTAGGATGAATATGAGTACTGTAGGACTAGTAGGATGAGTGTGAGTACTGTTAGGACTAGTAGGATGAATATGAGTACTGTAGGACTAGTAGGATGAGTGTGAGTACTGTTAGGACTAGTAGGATGAGTGTGAGTACTGTTAGGACTAGTAGGATGAATATGAGTACTGTAGGACTAGTAGGATGAGTGTGAGTACTGTTAGGACTAGTAGGATGAGTGTGAGTACTGTTAGGACTAGTAGGATGAATATGAGTACTGTAGGACTAGTAGGATGAGTGTGAGTACTGTTAGGACCAGTAGGATGAGTGTGAGTACTGTTAGGACTAGTAGGATGAGTGTGAGTACTGTTAGGACTAGTAGGATGAGTGTGAGTACTGTTAGGACTAGTAGGGCGAGTGTGAGTACTGTTAGGACTAGTAGGGCGAGTGTGAGTACTGTTAGGACTAGTAGGATGAATATGAGTACTGTAGGACTAGTAGGATGAGTGTTAGGACTAGTAGGGTGAGTGTGAGTACTGTTAGGACTAGTAGGATGAGTGTGAGTACTGTTAGGACTAGTAGGATGAGTGTTAGGACTAGTAGGGTGAGTGTGAGTACTGTTAGGACTAGTAGGATGAGTGTGAGTACTGTTAGGACTAGTAGGATGAGTGTGAGTACTGTTAGGACTAGTAGGGCGAGTGTGAGTACTGTTAGGACTAGTAGGGCGAGTGTGAGTACTGTTAGGACTAGTAGGGCGAGTGTGAGTACTGTTAGGACTAGTAGGATGAATATGAGTACTGTAGGACTAGTAGGATGAGTGTTAGGACTAGTAGGGTGAGTGTGAGTACTGTTAGGACTAGTAGGATGAGTGTGAGTACTGTTAGGACTAGTAGGATGAGTGTGAGTACTGTTAGGACTAGTAGGATGAGTGTGAGTACTGTTAGGACTAGTAGGATGATTGTGAGTACTGTTAGGACTAGTAGGATAAAtgtgagtactgtttgttgttTACTTTCAGTTGATGACTAATGTTTGTTGTTTACTTTCAGTTGACGACTAATGTTTGTTGTTTACTTTCAGTTTAATGTTGTTTACTTTCAGtttaatgtttattgtttacttTCAGTTGATGACTAATGGTTCTGAGGAGCTGTTGCCCGTCACCTCGTCCACTCTGTGTAATTTGCTGTTGGAATTCTCCCCAGGCCGGGAGGTGAGTCTCCATTACTATATACAGTTCAGTAAAATGCCGCCCCTATCAGTTTTTTTCTGTTAGATTTCATTGTGCGTTCTGTACATTTATGAATTGCTGATCACTCATTGTGTACTTATTTTATGTGTCATGAAGTCACTACTCATTCATATATTCTTTTCCTTGGCTTCTATAAAATTGAAAACCTTTCATCACAATCTCTTAGAATTCTATACAATCTTCCTGAAATTGGCACAATTCATGTTCATTTACCTTTTCTGCAAATATGTGAGCCTGACTCCATCTTTATCATAACAGAGACCCACTAGTGAAAGCGCAAGGTTGTCTGTAAATCAGAAAAACAAAGTAAGTGTGCTCGTGTCTGTGAACCCAGCTGAGGAAGGGAATCATATGACATACTGTGTATTCAATCATCCAGTCCAGCCAGggtgtttttgttgtttagATAGGCtgaatttcaacatttttaagCACTTATTTGTCATATTGGAACAAGAAACTGAACAACTGTAAAACACAGGATTCTGCTGATGTTTGAGTTTCAGAATGGTCATACAATATATTAATGTCTTGTCATCATTTTCAGTACTTGTGAAGAATGAAAATATTCTGCATTCTGAATACgatgaaatagaataaaagtGAATGCCaatgttttatacaaatattgttttaatgtgtTTTATGGTTCCTCTCTTGAACTGTTTTCTATAGTTCTTAATGCATGCAGGATGTCACTACATACTAAAGATATTAGTGCTATAAGCAATTACATTGATTTCGTATCTAAATTCTACAAAATCTGTGCTTCTGTTATCTTCATGTCTCTAAGTACGTGTTGAAAAGTCTCGTTATAATTTTTGATTCTGGAGGATATTTATGAACACTGGACAGATTTCTAGGAAACTCCTCTGGGATCCTTTCTTAGTGCAGGAAAACTTTCTTTTTGTAGTAACACTTTCTTTTTGACTGGTGTTGTCATGTCTCTCACCAGAACTTTCTGGCCTAGTATTTCAGTGTTTTACACACAACTCTCTCGTTAACTAATTAACAGCATGGTTCTATCCTCACCAGCATGATTAGATGTTCTGCACAATTTCTATTCCATAACATTGTTGATTGTTGAGGGGATGCTGgaataattattgatatattcaataaatgtacatta is part of the Ostrea edulis chromosome 2, xbOstEdul1.1, whole genome shotgun sequence genome and harbors:
- the LOC125678433 gene encoding armadillo repeat-containing protein 8-like isoform X5 codes for the protein MLQTMDVDGRVGMVDCVLSENKEKWLESMIQIKNRVIGNNKQKDQIIHQGVIPRLLQWIIDEDIPVELRTESAIVLGSLAKGTSENISCLVDSGCVAVLLKGLSSNNVKFIEACLRCLRTIFLSENSPLDQIYEQDVTVVPHLINILSKSFCTQECITTIFSNCCKTAEHQNALSRNGAIAALAPLLCSSSYKVQMPTLKCFAVLCYENETVSKATATATYNGESIPNLLLRLLSRDKPSEMQMAAAKCLTYLCRGGAIPTHCPTIQNKTLSTLIRMCKKDRTLEENVEGAETLAYLTEADANLQNLASISDHIIKTLADYLRYTSVQQINTRSTNRKVINWSNELKQAAFRAFASLGANDEDIRKKIIETENLMEHIVGGMTCNDVKVQMGAVRCLHSLSRSVQQLRTTFQDHTVWKPLMNLMTNGSEELLPVTSSTLCNLLLEFSPGRERPTSESARLSVNQKNKACLEAGAINLLAKLTARSEGDLKLNGIWGLMNMAFQADLSVKIHIVDTIGTEQLFRLLSDPDPGVLMKTLGLIRNLLAGRTDIDHLMKVYGSQIMQAVVFILEGDHVVEIKEQTLCILTNAV